One Parasphingorhabdus cellanae genomic region harbors:
- a CDS encoding serine hydrolase domain-containing protein, with amino-acid sequence MTDRIQGVCDPRFEAVRDAFKANFSDHNDIGASVAITYQGEFVVDLWGGHLDAERTTAWQEDTIVNVWSSTKTMAAMSLLLLADRGEVDLHAPAAKYWPEFSQNGKENVEVRHFLSHTAGLSGMDEPVEGDALYDWDWMTNSLARQKPWWKPGTQSGYHAITQGHLIGEVVRRVTGQSIGNFFRQEIAEPMDADFHIGTPANLDSRIGNLIPPEAAIEIEDNQSIASRTFANPKVDATEPRRHKWREAEIPAANGHGNARSIVRAQTAMANGGGAFGKTLMSDAGAKRIFEQQSAGLDLVLNVPMVFGMGYGLNNELMPISPNKNTCFWGGYGGSTVVVDQDQRLCFSYVMNRMESGLLGDPRGLGLVQAMYASLLE; translated from the coding sequence ATGACGGATCGAATTCAAGGCGTTTGTGATCCACGTTTTGAAGCCGTCAGAGACGCCTTCAAAGCCAATTTTAGCGACCATAATGATATCGGCGCATCGGTCGCTATCACCTATCAAGGGGAGTTTGTGGTTGATCTGTGGGGTGGTCATCTTGACGCCGAACGGACAACAGCTTGGCAGGAAGATACAATCGTCAACGTTTGGTCGAGTACCAAAACAATGGCGGCAATGTCGTTGCTACTATTGGCTGATCGCGGAGAAGTTGATCTCCATGCACCAGCAGCAAAATACTGGCCTGAATTTTCGCAAAACGGCAAAGAAAATGTCGAAGTCCGCCATTTCTTAAGTCATACCGCTGGCCTCTCCGGCATGGATGAGCCGGTTGAGGGCGATGCCCTGTATGATTGGGATTGGATGACGAATAGCCTGGCACGTCAGAAACCCTGGTGGAAACCCGGTACACAGTCTGGATATCACGCGATAACACAGGGCCATCTCATTGGGGAGGTTGTTCGCCGTGTTACCGGCCAATCAATCGGAAATTTCTTCCGGCAAGAAATTGCAGAACCCATGGACGCTGACTTTCACATTGGCACGCCTGCAAATCTGGATAGCCGGATCGGTAATTTGATCCCGCCAGAAGCAGCCATCGAGATCGAAGATAATCAATCGATCGCCTCTCGGACATTTGCTAACCCAAAAGTCGATGCTACTGAACCGCGCAGACACAAATGGCGCGAAGCAGAGATTCCGGCTGCCAATGGCCATGGTAACGCCCGTTCCATCGTTCGTGCGCAGACAGCCATGGCAAACGGCGGCGGCGCATTTGGCAAGACGCTGATGTCAGACGCGGGGGCCAAGCGCATTTTTGAACAACAGTCGGCGGGCCTCGACCTCGTTCTGAATGTGCCCATGGTCTTTGGCATGGGTTATGGCCTGAACAATGAACTCATGCCCATAAGTCCCAATAAAAATACCTGTTTCTGGGGCGGATATGGTGGCTCTACGGTTGTGGTTGATCAGGATCAGCGTCTTTGTTTTTCATATGTCATGAACCGGATGGAATCTGGTCTTTTGGGCGATCCAAGAGGGCTAGGTCTCGTTCAAGCCATGTATGCTTCACTACTGGAATAA
- the mltG gene encoding endolytic transglycosylase MltG gives MRRFGCLILIIATVIFGLVAGNFIYGWNASGPLENEQAIIIKSGSSLSMAAQALEEEGAIKSADAFLNRAKIFGGSEPIKAGEFIIPAGASNATILNILQGGKTIQRLITIPEGTPSIIVHEKLMAEKLLTGEIPVPAEGSILPDSYSFERGESRAAVVARMQKAMTETIAELWPKKTAASVVKTPEEAIILAAIVEKETALARERRTVAAVYSNRVNRNMMLQADPTIIYPITKGKPLGRRIRQSEIAAVNDYNTYSMVGLPKGPIANPGRASIEAVLDPADSDYLFFVADGKGGHVFAKTLAEHNANVEKWFAIRRERGEM, from the coding sequence ATGCGGCGCTTCGGTTGCCTTATCCTTATAATCGCAACGGTTATTTTCGGACTGGTAGCCGGCAACTTCATCTATGGCTGGAATGCCAGTGGACCGCTTGAGAATGAGCAAGCAATTATCATCAAATCCGGTTCAAGCCTCAGCATGGCGGCTCAGGCATTAGAGGAAGAGGGCGCGATCAAGTCCGCGGATGCGTTTCTGAATCGCGCCAAGATTTTTGGCGGATCGGAACCGATCAAAGCGGGTGAATTCATCATCCCCGCCGGCGCAAGCAATGCGACGATATTGAATATATTGCAGGGCGGAAAAACCATTCAGCGCCTGATCACTATTCCCGAAGGCACACCATCAATCATTGTGCATGAGAAGCTGATGGCAGAAAAACTGCTGACGGGTGAGATCCCGGTACCGGCGGAGGGATCGATATTGCCGGACAGCTATAGTTTCGAGCGCGGAGAATCGCGAGCCGCTGTCGTCGCAAGGATGCAAAAGGCGATGACGGAAACAATTGCAGAGCTTTGGCCCAAAAAGACCGCCGCCAGCGTGGTCAAAACGCCGGAAGAAGCTATTATATTGGCAGCCATTGTCGAGAAAGAAACCGCTCTAGCCCGCGAGCGCCGAACGGTTGCGGCGGTTTACAGCAACCGCGTCAATCGTAACATGATGCTACAGGCCGATCCGACGATTATCTATCCGATCACCAAGGGTAAGCCGCTGGGTCGCCGCATCCGGCAATCGGAAATTGCGGCGGTAAATGATTACAACACCTATTCCATGGTAGGATTGCCTAAGGGGCCGATCGCCAATCCCGGGCGGGCGTCGATCGAAGCTGTGCTTGATCCCGCTGACAGCGATTATCTGTTCTTTGTCGCCGATGGCAAAGGCGGCCACGTTTTCGCAAAAACACTGGCCGAGCATAATGCCAATGTCGAAAAATGGTTCGCTATCCGCCGTGAACGCGGTGAGATGTAG
- the fabF gene encoding beta-ketoacyl-ACP synthase II → MRRVVVTGLGLVTPLGGDVETSWSNILASKSGAGKITRFDASDQKCHIACEVKPADHEYGFDPNLRVDHKVQRQVDPFIVYGIDAAGQALEDAGLTEMSDEDKLRTGCSIGSGIGGLPGIEKESLVLHERGPGRVSPHFVHGRLINLISGQVSIKYGLMGPNHAVVTACSTGAHSIGDAARMIALDDADVMLAGGAEATICPIGIAGFAQAKALSTNNDNPEGASRPYDKNRDGFVMGEGAGVVVLEEYERAKARGANIYAEVVGYGLSGDAHHVTAPHPDGVGAYRSMEMALKRSGLSTSDIDYVNAHGTSTMADVLELAAVRRLFGDDVKTMSMSSTKSAIGHLLGGAGAVEAIFSILALRDQTVPPTLNLDDPEESCAGVDLVPHVAKKREVKAVLSNSFGFGGTNASVIMKAV, encoded by the coding sequence ATGCGTCGTGTTGTAGTGACCGGACTGGGTTTGGTAACCCCTCTTGGCGGAGATGTGGAAACAAGCTGGAGCAATATCCTTGCTTCGAAATCCGGTGCTGGAAAGATCACACGCTTTGATGCTTCTGATCAGAAATGTCACATTGCCTGCGAAGTGAAGCCCGCTGACCATGAATATGGTTTTGACCCGAATTTGCGCGTCGACCACAAGGTCCAGCGTCAGGTAGACCCATTCATTGTTTATGGTATTGATGCCGCCGGACAAGCGTTGGAAGATGCTGGCCTGACCGAGATGAGCGATGAGGACAAGCTGCGTACTGGTTGTTCAATCGGCTCCGGCATTGGCGGATTACCGGGTATTGAAAAAGAATCGCTCGTTTTGCATGAGCGCGGCCCGGGCCGGGTCAGCCCGCACTTTGTCCACGGGCGCCTGATCAATCTGATTTCTGGTCAGGTTTCGATCAAATATGGCTTGATGGGTCCTAACCATGCTGTTGTGACCGCCTGTTCGACCGGTGCGCACAGCATTGGCGATGCGGCACGGATGATCGCTTTGGATGATGCTGATGTCATGTTGGCTGGCGGTGCGGAAGCAACGATTTGCCCGATCGGAATTGCCGGTTTCGCGCAGGCCAAAGCGCTGTCGACAAATAACGATAATCCAGAAGGCGCCTCGCGCCCTTATGACAAAAACCGTGATGGTTTCGTCATGGGAGAGGGCGCAGGTGTTGTCGTTCTGGAAGAATATGAACGCGCCAAGGCGCGCGGCGCGAATATCTATGCTGAAGTTGTCGGATATGGCCTTTCTGGCGATGCGCACCACGTAACAGCACCGCATCCAGATGGCGTGGGGGCTTATCGTTCGATGGAGATGGCGCTGAAACGCTCTGGCCTTTCGACTTCTGATATTGACTATGTCAACGCCCATGGCACATCGACCATGGCCGATGTCCTGGAACTGGCGGCGGTGCGCCGTTTATTTGGCGATGATGTCAAGACGATGTCGATGAGTTCGACCAAATCCGCCATTGGCCATTTGCTGGGTGGGGCAGGCGCTGTTGAGGCGATATTCTCAATATTGGCGTTGCGTGATCAGACTGTTCCGCCAACGCTCAATCTGGACGATCCGGAAGAGAGCTGCGCTGGTGTTGATCTGGTGCCGCATGTCGCCAAAAAGCGTGAGGTTAAAGCAGTGCTCAGCAACAGCTTCGGCTTTGGCGGGACTAACGCCAGCGTCATTATGAAGGCGGTATAG
- a CDS encoding acyl carrier protein, which translates to MSETADRVKKIVVEHLGVEADKVTEEAAFIDDLGADSLDIVELVMAFEEEFSVEIPDDAAEKIATVKDAIDFIDKNKG; encoded by the coding sequence ATGAGTGAGACTGCAGACCGCGTAAAAAAGATTGTTGTTGAACATCTTGGTGTAGAAGCTGACAAAGTGACCGAAGAAGCGGCATTCATCGATGATCTTGGCGCTGACAGCCTCGACATTGTTGAGCTTGTGATGGCTTTCGAAGAAGAATTCAGCGTCGAAATTCCTGACGATGCGGCTGAAAAAATCGCTACTGTCAAAGATGCAATTGATTTCATCGACAAAAACAAGGGTTAA
- the fabG gene encoding 3-oxoacyl-[acyl-carrier-protein] reductase: protein MFDLTGMTALVTGASGGIGSAIAKSLADRGATIALSGTRKLALMDVVPELKGEGHVVLPCDLSNAEEVNELVPRVIEKLGKLDILINNAGITRDGLVMRMSDEDWSDVLNINLESAFRLARAAARPMMKARHGRIISITSVVGATGNPGQVNYVASKAGLVGMSKALAQELASRGITVNCVSPGFIASPMTDALTDAQKDEINRKIPAGKMGAGGDIGAAVTYLASDEASYVTGQTLHVNGGMAMIS, encoded by the coding sequence ATGTTTGATCTCACAGGAATGACCGCGCTGGTAACCGGCGCATCCGGCGGCATAGGGTCGGCCATTGCCAAATCACTGGCAGACCGCGGTGCGACGATTGCATTGTCTGGCACACGCAAGCTGGCGCTAATGGACGTCGTTCCGGAATTGAAGGGCGAAGGCCATGTGGTTCTGCCATGCGACCTGTCTAATGCGGAAGAAGTGAATGAACTGGTTCCCCGCGTTATCGAAAAGCTCGGCAAGCTGGACATTCTGATCAATAACGCAGGTATTACACGCGACGGGCTGGTGATGCGCATGTCGGATGAAGATTGGTCCGACGTGCTGAACATAAATCTGGAATCCGCATTCCGCCTGGCCCGCGCCGCAGCACGGCCAATGATGAAAGCACGCCATGGCCGGATCATCTCGATTACTTCGGTAGTGGGCGCAACCGGTAATCCCGGGCAAGTCAACTATGTCGCCTCAAAAGCCGGGCTGGTCGGCATGTCCAAAGCGTTGGCACAGGAATTGGCCTCACGCGGTATTACCGTCAACTGTGTTTCGCCCGGCTTTATCGCATCTCCGATGACGGATGCACTGACCGATGCGCAAAAGGATGAGATAAATCGCAAAATCCCTGCCGGAAAAATGGGCGCCGGAGGCGATATTGGTGCAGCGGTTACATATTTGGCCAGTGATGAAGCGTCTTATGTCACGGGACAAACGCTGCACGTGAACGGCGGCATGGCAATGATAAGCTAA
- the fabD gene encoding ACP S-malonyltransferase, protein MKAFIFPGQGSQAVGMGKALAEASSTAREVFQEVDHALEQNLFQLMCEGPEDELTLTENAQPAIMANAIATLRVMEKEGGKSLEDICSYVAGHSLGEYTALCAAGALNLTTTAELLKLRGQSMQKAVPVGEGGMAALLGADLKKASSLAKAASEGEVCTVANDNDPTQVVISGHMTAIERAIALAKDHEIKRGILLPVSAPFHCSLMQPAAEAMEEALAEASIMPPAVPVFANVTAAAVSDVDEIRQLLVQQVTGTVRWRESVVHLADAGVEQFVEFGGKVLGGMVKRINKDVETTSLIAMDDIEAFLASV, encoded by the coding sequence ATGAAGGCATTCATTTTTCCGGGACAGGGCAGCCAGGCTGTTGGTATGGGAAAGGCTCTTGCCGAAGCCAGCAGCACGGCGCGCGAAGTTTTTCAGGAAGTCGATCATGCGCTGGAGCAAAATTTGTTTCAGCTGATGTGCGAAGGCCCGGAAGACGAACTGACCCTGACCGAAAATGCGCAGCCCGCGATCATGGCCAATGCCATTGCAACTTTGCGAGTCATGGAAAAAGAAGGCGGCAAATCGCTAGAGGATATTTGCTCCTACGTCGCCGGTCATAGCCTGGGCGAATATACCGCGCTTTGTGCTGCCGGCGCTTTGAACCTGACCACCACGGCAGAATTGTTGAAACTGCGTGGGCAATCGATGCAAAAGGCCGTTCCAGTGGGCGAGGGCGGCATGGCCGCTTTGCTTGGTGCTGATCTGAAAAAAGCGTCTAGCCTGGCCAAAGCAGCATCCGAAGGCGAGGTTTGTACTGTAGCAAATGACAATGATCCGACTCAGGTTGTGATTTCTGGCCATATGACGGCTATAGAAAGAGCAATTGCGCTGGCCAAAGACCATGAGATTAAGCGCGGGATTTTGTTGCCGGTATCGGCGCCATTTCATTGTTCTCTGATGCAACCGGCTGCGGAAGCCATGGAAGAGGCACTGGCCGAGGCGAGCATAATGCCGCCGGCAGTTCCGGTTTTTGCGAATGTGACCGCTGCCGCCGTAAGCGATGTGGATGAAATCCGCCAATTGCTGGTGCAGCAGGTAACAGGAACCGTTCGCTGGCGGGAATCTGTCGTCCATCTTGCAGATGCTGGCGTAGAGCAATTTGTCGAATTTGGCGGCAAAGTACTGGGCGGCATGGTGAAGCGGATAAATAAAGACGTCGAAACCACAAGCTTGATAGCCATGGATGATATCGAAGCCTTTCTGGCTTCGGTTTGA
- a CDS encoding phosphotransferase family protein, translating into MQMESPEFEQNLADFCAKTFRHNGRLGDVRRLSGGASMESWSFTFDDEAFVLRRLPRGIARDEEGMRGVSLATQADVIDLAVQSGVTAPVVRARLRPEDGLGEGFIMDKVEGETLPHKILGKPEFAEAESKLTDQCAAELWNIHNINPASLVDTLDYLSPAQLIDQQRERYDEIGAAIPLFEYAFHWLKTNAPESDVKKVVHGDFRMGNLMITPAGLSAVLDWELTRLGDPVQDLAYLCTPSWRFGHYEKVAGGFDTAEAFFAAYAKYSGETVDPERFRYWLIYSTLWWGVSCLLMGEIWRSHGDRSLERTVIGRRVSEVEVDLALLFEEILPAELCTKLDWQPPEQPASRGEIGYDELLTAIGEWNSETVQPGLRGHDRFQSRVAGNALGIAQRQALYGPAFQAASDERLKAIGFDHGQLCAALSEGRVSPEHPGLWDHFRLSALERLTIDQPKYAGLAVALDKWRR; encoded by the coding sequence ATGCAAATGGAGAGTCCTGAATTCGAGCAAAATCTGGCTGATTTTTGCGCCAAAACGTTCCGCCATAATGGAAGGCTTGGCGACGTTCGGCGACTGTCCGGCGGTGCCAGCATGGAAAGCTGGTCCTTCACCTTTGACGATGAGGCATTTGTTCTGCGGCGGTTGCCTAGGGGCATTGCTCGCGACGAAGAAGGTATGCGCGGGGTTTCACTCGCGACCCAGGCGGATGTGATTGATCTGGCGGTGCAATCGGGAGTGACAGCCCCTGTTGTCCGCGCGCGATTGCGACCCGAAGATGGTCTTGGCGAAGGCTTCATCATGGACAAGGTTGAAGGCGAAACGCTTCCCCATAAAATTCTTGGCAAGCCAGAATTTGCCGAAGCCGAGAGCAAGTTAACCGATCAATGCGCGGCCGAGCTTTGGAACATTCACAATATCAATCCTGCAAGCCTTGTCGACACGCTCGACTATTTATCGCCAGCCCAGCTGATCGATCAGCAGAGAGAACGCTATGACGAAATAGGCGCCGCCATTCCGCTGTTTGAATATGCCTTTCATTGGCTCAAAACCAACGCGCCGGAAAGCGACGTAAAAAAGGTCGTCCATGGCGATTTTCGCATGGGCAATTTGATGATCACGCCAGCGGGGTTGTCGGCGGTGCTGGACTGGGAACTGACCCGTTTGGGCGATCCGGTGCAGGATCTGGCCTATCTGTGCACACCAAGCTGGCGGTTTGGCCATTATGAAAAAGTCGCTGGCGGATTTGATACCGCGGAAGCATTTTTTGCCGCCTATGCCAAATATAGCGGCGAAACTGTCGATCCGGAACGCTTCCGCTATTGGCTGATTTACTCGACCCTGTGGTGGGGGGTGAGTTGCTTGCTGATGGGCGAAATATGGCGCAGCCATGGTGACCGGTCGCTCGAACGCACCGTTATCGGCCGCCGCGTCTCGGAAGTGGAAGTCGATCTGGCGTTGCTCTTTGAAGAAATTTTGCCGGCAGAATTGTGCACGAAGCTGGATTGGCAGCCACCCGAACAGCCCGCGTCACGCGGAGAAATTGGCTATGATGAATTGCTGACGGCAATCGGCGAATGGAATAGCGAAACGGTGCAACCCGGCCTTAGAGGACATGACCGGTTCCAGTCCCGTGTGGCGGGCAATGCGCTAGGCATCGCGCAGCGGCAGGCGCTCTACGGGCCCGCCTTTCAGGCAGCCTCTGACGAACGCCTTAAGGCTATTGGATTTGACCATGGACAGCTTTGCGCTGCCCTTTCAGAAGGGCGAGTAAGTCCCGAGCATCCCGGCCTTTGGGATCATTTCCGGCTTTCTGCGCTGGAACGCCTGACGATCGACCAACCCAAATATGCCGGCTTAGCGGTGGCACTCGACAAATGGAGACGATGA
- a CDS encoding acyl-CoA dehydrogenase family protein — protein sequence MSFDIPQEIEDYLTVLDDFIEAEIKPIERRDDNIRFFDHRREDSRTDWDNQGLPTKEWEDLLDEMRRTADAAGHFRYALPKEFGGQDGSNLGMARIREHLAHKGLGLHNDLQNENSIVGNLVQPLMVRDFGTDKQKQECIPAMLAGEMKWCFGLTEEDHGSDATWMDTTAVAEQRDGVDGWLINGNKMWTTGLHVASHVMTFARHRGKDGDAQGIGCFIVPTDAEGFEIGEYMWTFNMPTDHPKCSFTNVWIPADQILGDLDMGLAAAQHFVHENRIRQAASSLGAAQYCIDESVKYAGERKPFGKPLSVNQAIQFPLVELHTEAAMLRQLIYKTADQMDGMAKVDVAKYLSAQVSMCNYRANRLCCDAADRAMQVHGGMGYSRHKPFEHIYRHHRRYRITEGSEEIQMRKIGGHMFKFIK from the coding sequence ATGAGCTTTGATATTCCGCAAGAAATAGAAGATTACCTCACCGTTCTCGATGATTTTATCGAAGCCGAAATCAAACCGATTGAGCGGCGCGATGATAATATCCGCTTTTTCGACCATCGCCGCGAGGACAGCCGGACCGATTGGGACAATCAGGGTCTGCCGACCAAGGAATGGGAGGATCTGCTCGACGAGATGCGCCGCACCGCTGATGCTGCGGGCCATTTTCGTTATGCTCTGCCCAAGGAATTTGGCGGACAGGATGGCTCCAATCTCGGCATGGCGCGGATCCGCGAGCATCTCGCGCACAAAGGCCTTGGTCTCCATAATGACTTGCAGAATGAAAATTCCATCGTCGGCAATCTGGTCCAGCCCTTGATGGTCCGGGATTTCGGAACGGACAAGCAGAAGCAGGAATGCATACCCGCCATGCTCGCGGGCGAGATGAAATGGTGCTTTGGCCTGACCGAAGAAGATCATGGCTCCGATGCGACCTGGATGGACACGACAGCTGTCGCCGAGCAGCGCGATGGCGTCGATGGCTGGCTGATCAACGGCAACAAAATGTGGACCACCGGCCTGCATGTCGCGAGCCATGTGATGACCTTCGCCCGCCACCGCGGCAAAGACGGGGATGCGCAGGGCATAGGCTGTTTCATTGTTCCGACAGACGCCGAAGGCTTTGAAATCGGCGAATATATGTGGACATTCAACATGCCCACCGACCACCCGAAATGCAGCTTTACCAATGTCTGGATTCCGGCGGACCAGATATTGGGCGACCTCGACATGGGCCTCGCCGCCGCGCAGCATTTCGTCCACGAAAACCGCATCCGTCAGGCCGCATCATCCCTCGGCGCCGCGCAATATTGCATCGATGAATCGGTGAAATATGCCGGAGAGCGCAAACCGTTCGGCAAGCCCCTGTCGGTCAATCAGGCGATCCAGTTTCCGCTGGTCGAACTCCATACGGAAGCCGCCATGTTGCGCCAGCTAATCTACAAAACTGCCGACCAGATGGACGGCATGGCCAAGGTCGATGTCGCGAAATATCTCTCGGCGCAGGTGTCCATGTGTAACTACCGCGCCAACCGCCTATGCTGCGACGCCGCCGACCGCGCGATGCAGGTCCATGGCGGCATGGGCTATTCTCGCCACAAGCCGTTTGAACATATCTACCGCCATCACCGCCGCTATCGGATCACCGAAGGATCGGAAGAGATCCAGATGCGGAAAATTGGCGGGCATATGTTTAAGTTTATCAAGTGA
- a CDS encoding PEPxxWA-CTERM sorting domain-containing protein, protein MNKLTFALTAAAMTFAAAPGHAAVTFDESVSGDVDTFTAAVDALGQPTRTFIPLMAGTNTFAGSLNSPRDPADFIPFEILAGQTLTGLNVSIMNSLINDGTQIFFSSTSFSSGDFFIDVPLANFSSALPDLGPGTYGLQLGNGVVVLDYMVELEVAGAAVAAVPEPATWAFMIFGFGAIGGAMRRQKNMARKANVKVSYA, encoded by the coding sequence ATGAATAAACTGACTTTTGCTCTAACAGCTGCAGCGATGACATTCGCCGCGGCGCCAGGCCACGCCGCCGTCACATTTGATGAATCCGTAAGCGGGGACGTTGATACTTTCACAGCAGCTGTCGACGCCTTGGGCCAGCCAACAAGAACTTTTATCCCCCTGATGGCGGGAACGAATACATTTGCTGGCAGCTTGAACTCTCCCCGAGATCCTGCCGATTTTATCCCATTTGAGATTTTGGCTGGTCAAACACTGACGGGCTTGAACGTATCGATAATGAATTCGTTGATTAACGACGGTACGCAAATCTTCTTTAGCAGCACATCTTTCTCCTCCGGTGATTTTTTCATTGACGTACCGCTGGCCAATTTTTCATCGGCGCTCCCCGATTTGGGGCCAGGAACATATGGTTTGCAACTTGGCAACGGAGTGGTCGTGCTTGACTATATGGTCGAACTCGAAGTGGCCGGGGCCGCTGTCGCCGCCGTTCCGGAACCAGCGACATGGGCGTTCATGATCTTTGGTTTCGGCGCCATTGGTGGAGCGATGCGGCGTCAAAAGAATATGGCGCGCAAAGCGAATGTAAAAGTCAGCTACGCTTAA
- a CDS encoding S41 family peptidase: MSSVGASAQSAAKSNPDLISVEHIKADLEYLYTNLADAHYDLYAYRSEADYDAYYHGLLHRIDRPLDRASTAAMFQKFAAFGRIGHASSDSPAQEFVAHLQRGGRFVPLFARVEPDGRVLLTRTADADGQALAGSELVTIDDEPVARRLKRLGDIVSAEQAYMASARMEQLLPALLWLDRKTDDALQITLRVDGELNELSIPAVTMSEFGAIGKAHPTATLEADFGKLDAQIMPNGVAYLRPGPFGNQKLTEFVDLIDDSFIKFIDAGATDLILDLRNNPGGDNSFSDPLISWFADKPFRFASSFMLKASAPTKAHYDRLTAKGMPQDSTLSRLIAAERDQPNGKRYPFEIALNSPREGQRFTGRIWVLVNRHSYSNAASVAATIQDYGFGTVMGEETADLPTSFASIVHFTLPHSGFKIAYPKSYFVRPNGDQRVRGVVPDILLSRQPIGFTEDIMLENALIRIEAAHP; the protein is encoded by the coding sequence TTGAGCTCGGTTGGTGCATCGGCTCAATCTGCAGCGAAGAGCAATCCAGATTTGATTTCTGTCGAACACATCAAGGCCGATTTGGAATATCTCTACACAAATCTCGCCGACGCTCATTATGATCTCTATGCGTACCGGAGCGAAGCGGACTATGATGCATATTACCATGGATTGTTACATCGGATAGATCGACCCTTGGATCGAGCAAGTACGGCTGCGATGTTTCAAAAGTTTGCTGCTTTTGGACGTATTGGACATGCAAGTAGCGACAGTCCGGCTCAAGAATTTGTCGCTCATCTCCAACGGGGTGGTCGTTTTGTTCCTCTTTTCGCGCGCGTAGAACCTGACGGTCGCGTCTTGTTGACCCGAACGGCTGACGCAGATGGACAGGCATTGGCGGGGAGCGAACTAGTTACGATCGACGACGAACCTGTAGCCCGACGACTGAAACGTCTTGGCGACATCGTTTCGGCAGAGCAGGCATATATGGCCTCGGCCCGCATGGAGCAGCTATTGCCAGCTTTGCTATGGCTTGATCGAAAAACCGACGACGCCCTGCAGATTACCCTGCGGGTAGACGGTGAATTGAATGAGTTATCAATACCGGCGGTGACGATGTCCGAGTTTGGTGCAATCGGTAAAGCGCACCCAACAGCCACCCTTGAAGCTGACTTTGGTAAGCTAGATGCTCAGATAATGCCAAATGGAGTTGCCTATCTTCGTCCGGGGCCATTTGGAAACCAGAAACTGACGGAGTTCGTTGATCTCATAGATGATTCCTTTATCAAATTCATCGACGCCGGCGCGACGGACCTTATTCTAGACCTCCGGAACAATCCCGGCGGTGATAATAGTTTTAGCGACCCTTTGATATCTTGGTTCGCTGACAAACCTTTCCGTTTCGCATCCAGTTTCATGCTAAAGGCGAGCGCACCGACCAAAGCTCATTATGATCGCTTAACTGCTAAAGGCATGCCTCAGGATTCTACCTTGTCTCGGTTGATCGCAGCAGAACGCGATCAACCGAATGGAAAACGCTATCCGTTCGAGATAGCTTTGAACTCGCCGCGTGAAGGACAACGCTTTACTGGACGTATCTGGGTGCTGGTAAATCGTCATAGCTATTCCAACGCAGCATCGGTAGCTGCGACAATTCAAGATTATGGTTTCGGAACAGTGATGGGTGAGGAAACAGCTGATTTGCCAACGAGCTTTGCCTCCATCGTTCATTTCACGCTGCCTCATAGCGGTTTCAAGATAGCCTATCCAAAAAGCTATTTTGTAAGACCAAATGGTGATCAAAGAGTACGCGGCGTAGTTCCAGACATATTATTATCACGTCAGCCGATCGGTTTCACGGAAGACATCATGCTTGAAAACGCACTCATACGGATAGAAGCAGCTCACCCCTGA
- the rpsF gene encoding 30S ribosomal protein S6 — protein sequence MPHYEHVFLARQDLSQSQVDALAQEATKIVEANEGKVVLTETWGLRTLAYKVQKNRKAHYVMLRLDAPTNVIAELERQTRINEDVIRFLTIRVDEHEEGPSVMMRKPDRDTRRGGGDRPRRDS from the coding sequence ATGCCGCATTATGAGCATGTCTTCCTCGCGCGTCAGGATTTGAGCCAGTCTCAAGTCGATGCACTCGCTCAGGAAGCTACAAAAATTGTTGAAGCCAATGAAGGCAAAGTCGTTTTGACGGAAACCTGGGGCCTGCGCACGCTGGCTTACAAGGTTCAGAAAAACCGCAAAGCGCATTACGTTATGCTGCGTCTTGACGCACCGACCAACGTGATTGCCGAGTTGGAACGTCAGACCCGTATCAACGAAGATGTGATCCGTTTTCTGACCATCCGCGTAGACGAGCACGAAGAAGGCCCGTCCGTCATGATGCGTAAGCCTGATCGTGACACACGCCGTGGTGGCGGTGATCGCCCGCGTCGCGATAGTTAA
- the rpsR gene encoding 30S ribosomal protein S18 — protein MGRPFFRRRKSCPFSGKNAQPIDYKDVKMLQGYISERGKIVPSRITAVSAKKQRELSKAIKRARHLGLLPYLVK, from the coding sequence ATGGGACGTCCATTTTTCCGTCGCCGCAAAAGCTGCCCCTTTTCCGGCAAGAACGCACAACCCATCGACTATAAAGATGTGAAGATGCTGCAGGGATATATTTCCGAGCGCGGCAAGATCGTACCTAGTCGTATCACCGCAGTTTCTGCCAAGAAGCAGCGCGAATTGTCCAAGGCAATTAAACGCGCACGCCATCTCGGCCTGCTGCCTTATCTCGTGAAATAG